Proteins encoded within one genomic window of Amycolatopsis sp. 2-15:
- a CDS encoding metal-dependent hydrolase family protein, which translates to MESAKSYLDSGYTMCLGAASAKDRLDVVCRDAINAGRIPGPRYLANGPEIAVTGGELVKGITWFADGPDEMRKAVRRLIEIGVDQIKLSMTGEEITGTQRAEDTYMSDEEVAMAVTEAHRRGKRVCAHARSAESVKMCVRHGVDIVYHASFTDPEGMDLLEQAKDWVFVAPGVNWLIATLYEAADFGFPQEAAEAVGYKRELEKATAAMIEMHRRGIRVLPGGDYGFAWTPHGTYARDLQHFVERFEFTPMEAILAATAQGGEIMLRGDELGKVQPGYLADLLLVDGDPLADITVLQDKEKLHAIMKDGRFHKDPA; encoded by the coding sequence GTGGAGTCGGCCAAGTCCTATCTGGACTCCGGCTACACGATGTGCCTGGGCGCCGCGTCGGCGAAGGACCGGCTCGACGTCGTGTGCCGCGACGCGATCAACGCCGGGCGGATCCCCGGCCCGCGCTACCTGGCCAACGGGCCCGAGATCGCCGTGACGGGCGGGGAGCTCGTGAAGGGCATCACCTGGTTCGCCGACGGCCCCGACGAGATGCGCAAGGCCGTGCGGCGCCTCATCGAGATCGGCGTCGACCAGATCAAGCTGTCGATGACCGGCGAGGAGATCACCGGCACGCAGCGCGCCGAGGACACCTACATGTCCGACGAGGAGGTGGCGATGGCCGTCACCGAGGCGCACCGGCGGGGCAAGCGGGTGTGCGCCCACGCGCGCAGCGCCGAGAGCGTGAAGATGTGCGTGCGCCACGGCGTCGACATCGTCTACCACGCCAGCTTCACCGACCCCGAGGGCATGGATCTGCTGGAACAGGCCAAAGACTGGGTCTTCGTGGCACCAGGCGTCAACTGGCTCATCGCGACGCTCTACGAAGCCGCGGACTTCGGGTTCCCGCAGGAAGCGGCCGAAGCCGTCGGCTACAAGCGCGAGCTGGAGAAGGCGACGGCGGCGATGATCGAGATGCACCGGCGCGGCATCCGCGTGCTGCCCGGCGGTGACTACGGCTTCGCCTGGACCCCGCACGGCACCTACGCGCGCGACCTGCAGCACTTCGTCGAGCGCTTCGAGTTCACCCCCATGGAGGCCATTCTCGCCGCCACCGCGCAGGGCGGCGAGATCATGCTGCGCGGCGACGAGCTCGGCAAGGTCCAGCCCGGGTACCTCGCCGACCTGCTGCTCGTGGACGGCGACCCGCTCGCCGACATCACCGTGTTGCAGGACAAGGAAAAGCTCCACGCCATCATGAAGGACGGCCGGTTCCACAAAGACCCGGCCTGA
- a CDS encoding alpha/beta fold hydrolase, which produces MKINGTDLAVEVEGSGPAVLLVHGLGGTGNFYQVQADALASSHQVIRVDSAGAGRSGLREGIGIESHADDLAAVLDQVGVASAAVVGHSMGTLVARSFAARHRDKVTALALLGAVAEPPEAGRKAQHDRAALLRAEGTAAVAPGVVANALSEATRRDKPEVAAFVRELVMRQDAEGYARNCEALAAATDPGPVDPALPLLLITGAEDRVGPPAVSEALAAAHGSANVEVLPGVGHWTALEAAADVTSMLLKFL; this is translated from the coding sequence ATGAAGATCAACGGAACGGACCTCGCGGTCGAGGTCGAAGGCAGCGGTCCCGCCGTGCTGCTGGTGCACGGCCTCGGCGGCACCGGCAACTTCTACCAGGTCCAGGCCGACGCGCTGGCCTCGAGCCACCAGGTGATCCGCGTCGACTCCGCGGGCGCCGGGCGCTCCGGCCTGCGTGAAGGCATCGGCATCGAGTCGCACGCCGATGACCTGGCCGCCGTGCTCGACCAGGTCGGCGTCGCGTCCGCGGCCGTGGTCGGGCACTCGATGGGCACGCTCGTCGCCCGCAGTTTCGCGGCCCGTCACCGGGACAAGGTGACCGCGCTCGCGCTGCTCGGTGCCGTCGCGGAGCCGCCCGAGGCCGGGCGCAAGGCCCAGCACGACCGCGCGGCCCTGCTGCGCGCGGAAGGCACCGCGGCCGTGGCCCCGGGCGTGGTCGCCAACGCGTTGTCCGAAGCAACCCGCCGCGACAAGCCCGAGGTGGCGGCGTTCGTGCGAGAGCTCGTGATGCGCCAGGACGCCGAGGGTTACGCGCGCAACTGCGAGGCGCTCGCGGCCGCGACCGACCCCGGGCCCGTCGACCCCGCGCTGCCGCTGCTGCTGATCACCGGCGCCGAAGACAGGGTCGGCCCGCCCGCCGTGAGCGAGGCGCTCGCCGCCGCCCACGGGAGCGCGAACGTGGAGGTGCTGCCGGGCGTCGGGCACTGGACCGCGCTCGAAGCCGCCGCCGACGTCACCTCGATGCTGCTGAAGTTCCTGTAA